Proteins encoded together in one Variovorax paradoxus EPS window:
- a CDS encoding DUF5713 family protein, with translation MPITNPQLQNHPFLQDMYRDAYFPDFLVDKCKQILVELCEAIEAKKPSDDAGLLKLTHAATNRFNDLVEEFEENDSELETGAREAIGADFETIVRAYGFVDVDIEDVIATRDW, from the coding sequence ATGCCGATCACGAACCCGCAGTTGCAGAACCACCCATTCCTTCAGGACATGTACCGCGACGCGTACTTTCCCGACTTCCTGGTGGACAAGTGCAAGCAGATCCTGGTCGAACTCTGCGAGGCGATCGAGGCCAAGAAACCATCCGACGACGCCGGCCTGCTGAAGCTGACGCACGCCGCCACGAATCGGTTCAACGACCTGGTCGAGGAATTCGAAGAGAACGACAGCGAACTGGAAACAGGCGCGCGCGAAGCCATTGGCGCGGACTTCGAGACCATCGTCAGGGCCTATGGGTTCGTCGATGTGGACATCGAGGACGTGATCGCCACGCGCGACTGGTAA
- a CDS encoding helix-turn-helix domain-containing protein, producing MQLTRPPPPHLQPFIKLLWASAPEGAPTERPGAREHVLPTGGMHLVFRLSGPPLKLFGSADDMRGQTCGYAIVGGARAASYMRDVSVATRSVGAQLQPGAARALLGAPEDALASQHTPLDALWGARQTDAALEQVHAAGDLERQLNVFEALLAQRVIDALGAGLRGLHPAIAATLGPLADENPSITGLVARSGYSHRRFIALFRGAIGLSPKEYARVMRFDRALTLAGDPAQSWAEIALTAGYSDQAHLSREFSALAGMSPQAWRRTGATSPRHVPTGTSTGQIRSRR from the coding sequence GTGCAGCTGACGCGGCCCCCTCCTCCCCATCTGCAGCCATTCATCAAGCTGCTGTGGGCCTCCGCACCCGAAGGCGCGCCGACTGAACGGCCGGGCGCCCGCGAACACGTGCTGCCTACTGGCGGCATGCACCTGGTGTTCCGACTGTCGGGTCCGCCGCTGAAGCTGTTCGGGAGTGCCGACGACATGCGCGGCCAGACCTGCGGCTACGCGATCGTCGGCGGCGCGCGCGCCGCCTCCTACATGCGCGATGTTTCGGTGGCCACACGCTCTGTCGGCGCGCAGCTTCAGCCCGGCGCCGCGCGCGCGTTGCTCGGCGCGCCCGAGGACGCATTGGCCAGCCAGCACACGCCGCTCGACGCGCTCTGGGGCGCGCGGCAGACAGATGCCGCGCTCGAACAAGTCCATGCGGCGGGCGACCTCGAAAGGCAGCTGAACGTCTTCGAAGCGCTGCTCGCCCAGCGTGTCATCGACGCGCTCGGTGCCGGCCTGCGCGGCCTGCATCCGGCTATCGCCGCAACACTCGGGCCGCTGGCCGATGAGAACCCCTCGATCACCGGACTGGTAGCGCGCAGCGGCTACAGCCATCGCCGCTTCATCGCGCTCTTTCGCGGCGCGATCGGCCTCAGTCCCAAGGAGTACGCGCGCGTGATGCGTTTCGATCGCGCACTGACCTTGGCAGGCGACCCCGCTCAAAGCTGGGCCGAGATCGCGCTCACCGCCGGCTACAGCGACCAGGCGCACCTGAGCCGCGAGTTCTCCGCGCTGGCGGGCATGTCGCCGCAGGCGTGGCGGCGGACCGGCGCCACGTCGCCGCGGCACGTGCCGACGGGCACGTCAACAGGTCAAATTCGTTCAAGACGCTAA